Genomic segment of Bacteroidota bacterium:
ATGCTGAAATTATCCAATTAAACGAAACATATAGATGTCCAACGCAAATAATTGATGCCGCAAATAATTTAATCAAAAATAATAAATCTCGTTTAAGTGGAAAACACCTGTTAAAAACCATTAAACAAAATGGAAAAAAAGCAATAGAAGTTAATCAATTTCAGACAAATGAAAACGAAATTGATTTCATACAAAACAAAATATTAGATATTAATGATTATAATTCGTGTGCAATAATATCAAGAAATAGAAAAATTCTTGAAAGCATTGAAGAAATATTTAATAAAAATAATATTCCTACTTATAGTCCTTCATTACAAGATAAATTTGTAAGTAGAGAAATAAATCTGTTAATGTATGCACTAAAATCAATTGTTAATGAAGATGATAAAATAGCAATATTTAACTTATGCCAATTTTATAGTTTTGATTATGATATGGTAAGTAACAATGATAATATTACATTATTGCAACAATTCATAGATGTTTTTGACAAGGATAAACCTTTAATCGAACTAATTAGTAATATTAGAAATGATAAGGATAATTTTTTCAAACATCTTGATAGTTATACACAAAAAATCAATATTAAAGAAGAAAGTAGTGTAAAAGAAGACACCGAAGCATTACGAAAATATTACAGAAAATTTAAACAATCAGTGGAAACTGAAAGTTTATCAAATTTTTTAAACTTTGTTACACTTTCAAGAAATAACAAAATCACAGAAAAAGGAATTGCATTATTGACAGGACATGCAGCCAAAGGATTAGAGTTTGATTATGTTTTTCTGGTAGCAATGAATGAAGGCATATTTCCGGATTTCAGAGCAAAAGGAAAGGCATTAGAAGAAGAGCGTAGAAATTGTTATGTTGCAATAACAAGAACTAAAAAGAAGCTTTTTTTAAGCTATACAAATTTGAAAAACACAAGAGAAGGATTTATTAATCATCAACCATCAAGATTTATTAAAGAAATGAAACTTGAGGAAATTATTTGAGTATTTTTCATTGCTATTTGAGGTTTATTGCTATATAGTGGTTCTAAGAAAACAGGCAATTTTTATAAAACAATTTATTTTTGATGATATTTCTATTTTCTTCATGCAGTAAATGCTTTTGTATTAGACAAATGAAAAAAATAGAAATATCGCAAAAAGAGATGTTT
This window contains:
- a CDS encoding ATP-dependent helicase, with amino-acid sequence MTISTLNNHQKQAVEYSSGSLIVLAGPGSGKTKVLTHKIAHILNNSFNERFKILALTFTNKAADEMKQRVEKLVNDTKTVSRVFVGTFHSFAYKTLKSYGSYIGIPSDFIIYDKKEDLYKILFDGIIKYIQKERTGETKEIILSEKYYNTALLEKDISKIFYKIEKIKNQIFTTNDFSNSYLYSPEIGIILEIYEKELKKYKALDFSDLLLKTIQLFREKPFLKKDYQKIYKHILVDEGQDTNKVQFELLKLLCNDTCDELFIVADEDQVIYEWNDARFEHLLKLQKMYDAEIIQLNETYRCPTQIIDAANNLIKNNKSRLSGKHLLKTIKQNGKKAIEVNQFQTNENEIDFIQNKILDINDYNSCAIISRNRKILESIEEIFNKNNIPTYSPSLQDKFVSREINLLMYALKSIVNEDDKIAIFNLCQFYSFDYDMVSNNDNITLLQQFIDVFDKDKPLIELISNIRNDKDNFFKHLDSYTQKINIKEESSVKEDTEALRKYYRKFKQSVETESLSNFLNFVTLSRNNKITEKGIALLTGHAAKGLEFDYVFLVAMNEGIFPDFRAKGKALEEERRNCYVAITRTKKKLFLSYTNLKNTREGFINHQPSRFIKEMKLEEII